In the Nothobranchius furzeri strain GRZ-AD chromosome 15, NfurGRZ-RIMD1, whole genome shotgun sequence genome, one interval contains:
- the nkain5 gene encoding sodium/potassium-transporting ATPase subunit beta-1-interacting protein 3 → MGCCSGRCLLILLCCVQLITAVERQVLDFLGYQWVPIMINFFYIIMVILGLFGAIQYRTRYILLYQLWSVLWIGWNVFVSCLYLDLGGLSKDSHILSLGVSSHHSWWKDNGPGCQGESFLSDGWQNPQNPELTTVPSCWLEYQYIEVLHCTVQLLISLLGLVYSCYVVGMFSEVEDSYYK, encoded by the exons ATGGGGTGCTGCTCTGGACGATGCTTACTGATCCTCCTGTGTTGTGTGCAGTTG ATCACCGCGGTGGAGAGACAGGTGTTGGACTTCCTGGGCTACCAGTGGGTTCCCATCATGATCAACTTCTTCTACATCATCATGGTCATCCTGGGCCTATTTGGTGCCATCCAGTACAGAACGCGTTACATTCTCTTG TACCAGCTTTGGTCGGTGTTGTGGATCGGCTGGAACGTCTTTGTGAGCTGTCTCTACCTGGATTTGGGAGGACTTTCAAAG GACAGCCACATTCTCTCCCTGGGAGTGTCATCACATCACTCCTGGTGGAAGGACAACGGGCCAGGATGTCAGGGTGAGAGCTTTCTCTCTGATGGGTGGCAGAACCCCCAGAATCCAGAGCTGACCACAGTACCCAGCTGCTGGTTGGAATACCAGTACATAGAAGTCCTGCACTGCACTGTCCAGCTTCTCATCTCA CTCTTGGGATTGGTTTATTCCTGCTATGTTGTTGGCATGTTTTCGGAGGTGGAGGATAGCT ATTATAAATGA